A window of the Brassica napus cultivar Da-Ae chromosome A2, Da-Ae, whole genome shotgun sequence genome harbors these coding sequences:
- the LOC106364988 gene encoding amino acid transporter AVT1J, with amino-acid sequence MMNEKEDIMSEPFIVKTINDEEATLHDYERYNNNPQGNTSFSKTCFHGINALSGVGILSVPYALASGGWLSLIILFIIAITTFYCAILIKRCMDMDPLLRTYPDIGHKAFGNTGRVIVSIFMNLELYLVATSFLILEGDNLNKLFSNVGFDFMGIEFGGKQMFIVLVALIILPSVWLDDMRILSYISASGVFASGLILASICWVGAFDGVGFKNNDSKMFRTNGVTTSVSLYMFCYCAHPVFPTLYTSMKNKHQFSNVMVICFTICTFIYASVAILGYLMYGSNVDSQITLNLPTDKLSSKVAICTTLVNPIAKFALMVTPILDALRSRFMRNKKAGGLVLGTMLVASNVVVAMLLPFFGELMSLVGAFLSATASVILPCLCYLKISGKYRRLGPETLVLIGIVLIGIVVMITGTYKAVKDIFGQVLKSQ; translated from the exons ATGATGAACGAGAAGGAAGATATCATGTCGGAGCCATTCATCGTCAAGACGATTAATGATGAAGAAGCGACGCTTCATGATTATGAACGCTACAATAATAATCCACAGGGCAATACCTCTTTCTCCAAAACTTGTTTCCATGGCATTAACGCTTTATCAg GTGTTGGTATATTATCAGTCCCATATGCACTAGCATCCGGAGGGTGGCTAAGTTTGATCATACTCTTCATCATAGCCATCACAACTTTCTATTGTGCCATTCTTATTAAAAGATGCATGGACATGGATCCACTTCTCAGAACTTACCCGGACATTGGCCACAAAGCCTTTGGAAACACAGGACGTGTCATCGTCTCAATCTTCATGAACCTTGAGCTTTACCTTGTGGCTACTAGTTTCTTGATCTTAGAAGGTGACAACCTTAATAAACTCTTCTCAAACGTTGGATTCGACTTCATGGGTATAGAATTTGGAGGGAAGCAAATGTTCATCGTCCTTGTAGCTCTTATTATACTTCCCTCGGTTTGGTTAGATGATATGAGGATTCTTTCTTATATTTCGGCGAGTGGTGTCTTTGCTTCCGGGTTGATTCTTGCTTCTATCTGTTGGGTTGGTGCATTTGATGGAGTAGGATTCAAGAACAATGACTCAAAGATGTTTCGTACTAATGGAGTCACTACCTCCGTGAGCTTATACATGTTTTGTTACTGCGCTCATCCGGTTTTCCCAACTCTATATACTTCCATGAAGAACAAACACCAATTCTCTAAC GTTATGGTTATATGTTTCACAATATGCACATTCATATACGCATCGGTGGCGATATTGGGCTACTTAATGTATGGATCAAATGTTGACTCACAAATAACACTTAATCTCCCAACTGATAAGCTTAGTTCAAAAGTGGCGATATGCACTACATTGGTGAATCCGATTGCTAAGTTCGCCCTCATGGTTACGCCTATTCTCGACGCATTGAGAAGCCGGTTTATGCGTAACAAAAAAGCAGGCGGTCTAGTCCTTGGTACGATGTTGGTTGCTAGCAATGTGGTTGTGGCAATGCTTCTTCCGTTTTTTGGTGAACTAATGAGTTTGGTCGGAGCATTCTTGAGTGCAACTGCTTCGGTTATATTGCCTTGTTTGTGTTATCTAAAGATCTCTGGCAAATACCGAAGACTCGGGCCGGAGACACTGGTTCTCATTGGTATTGTACTAATCGGTATCGTGGTTATGATAACCGGAACATACAAGGCGGTCAAGGACATTTTTGGCCAGGTTTTGAAGTCTCAATAG
- the LOC106367184 gene encoding pentatricopeptide repeat-containing protein At5g15280, mitochondrial — protein MLNLLSSRYSTRLKASLLSRRHSFASSSSSTTSSASSSSRKYVSSSLSGDILDRYSWSLSGSAKASSSPLKGLLLDLSDAVPDITRRFRRFHGLKPEQVLELLLGFESELQRCGKVRPLWNIFRWASKQHKGFKHHSQVYEIMASLLIREGMVKEAELLLLEMEKDGETLDNEVVFCDLIQKYVDGFDSRKAVMLFDWMRGKGLVPLSSCYETLIDHLVRVCKTESAYRVCLDWVEARDESYNMNKIGKVIELLCLDHRVQEARDLARKLSNQTSSIYSRICLGYNEKQDFEDLLSFIREVKYKPDVFVGNRIVHSLCRKFGSERAYVYTEELQRLGFKPDEATYGILIGWCCHEGDLKRAFLYLSEIASKGLKPDVYSYNAVLSGLFRKGLWEHTGCVLEEMKENGVLLGLSTVKVMVAGYCKARRFEEAKKIVKEASKVEDPLTKVGFDPLAVRLKRDNGSGLSKAEFFDELGNGLYLDTDLDAYEEKVNMVLDRSVLPEFNLLIVGACEDGDLHRALSLLDEMPRWGQKLSRRGFTVLMKSLCVSRSYVRVSVSLMRKWPKLANQLDGETLNFLVQEYCKKGLSRQSKLIFHRMSHQTHLHIDNATYTSLISCFCKKESLKDLLNVLDAAKKANWLPHLETCGALWECLLQKGLVNEAVKLFERVFTSKSEACRSFMEKLTALGFSLMAYSIVERLEGEGHVVEEEVYNHLIKGLCKDRNDSAASAVLDKMLQKAFTSDALIEGLCLAGKMSDAENQLRTRLSNGVSLDNDTYSLMFGGYCKGNNLRRVEEVLGIIVRKNVICSVTSYREYVRRMCSERKFISLLLGESNPDGVIIYNLLIFYLFRDKNHKEVEKVLLEMQGRGFLPDEATLNFLVYGYYSCGDYLNSLRYLSAMISEGMRPNKRSLRVVISSLCESGDVKKAMELWEVMESKGWSFGSSVVQTKIAESLISRGDMAKAEDFLTCVTRNGLMAPYYDNVIKKLTGLGSLSVAVHLLNIMLKNRKIPDSSSYDSVINGLLRCSSNKLDEARDFHAEMLELGLSPSVSTWSGLVHKYIEACQVMEAERLIKSMVELGGTPSQEMFKVVIDRFRVENNTVKASEMVEMMQKCGYEVDFETHWSLISNMSSCKEKKTEAGQGFLSRLLSGNGFSWKR, from the coding sequence ATGCTTAATCTCCTCTCCTCCAGATACTCTACTCGGCTTAAGGCTTCTCTTCTCTCACGCCGTCACTCTTTCGCGTCGTCCTCCTCCTCCACTACCTCATCAGCTTCGTCCTCTTCAAGAAAGTATGTATCTTCCTCACTCTCCGGAGATATACTGGATCGGTACTCATGGTCTCTTAGTGGGTCAGCGAAGGCTTCATCTTCTCCTCTAAAGGGCTTGCTTTTGGACCTGTCCGATGCGGTTCCCGACATCACCCGCAGATTCAGAAGATTCCacggcctaaaacccgaacaaGTCCTCGAATTGCTTCTGGGTTTCGAATCCGAGCTTCAGAGATGCGGAAAGGTCCGACCTTTATGGAATATTTTCAGATGGGCTAGTAAGCAGCACAAAGGGTTTAAGCACCACTCTCAGGTTTACGAGATCATGGCGTCGTTGCTTATCAGAGAAGGAATGGTTAAGGAAGCTGAGCTCTTGCTGTTGGAAATGGAGAAGGACGGAGAGACGTTGGATAACGAGGTGGTTTTCTGCGATTTGATTCAGAAGTATGTGGATGGTTTTGATTCGAGGAAGGCggttatgttgtttgattggaTGAGGGGTAAGGGTTTAGTGCCTTTGAGTTCGTGTTATGAGACTCTGATTGATCATTTGGTTAGAGTTTGTAAAACAGAATCAGCTTATAGAGTTTGTTTGGATTGGGTTGAAGCAAGGGATGAATCATACAACATGAATAAGATTGGGAAAGTTATTGAGTTACTCTGCTTGGACCATAGGGTTCAGGAAGCTAGAGATCTAGCGAGAAAGCTTAGTAACCAAACTAGCTCTATATATAGCAGGATTTGTTTAGGGTATAACGAGAAGCAGGACTTTGAGGATCTCCTGAGTTTCATCCGTGAGGTTAAGTACAAACCTGATGTGTTCGTTGGGAACAGGATAGTGCATTCTCTCTGCAGAAAGTTTGGCTCAGAGAGAGCTTATGTATACACGGAGGAGCTTCAACGCTTGGGGTTTAAACCCGATGAGGCCACGTACGGTATCTTGATCGGGTGGTGTTGTCACGAAGGAGATCTGAAAAGAGCGTTTCTTTACTTATCCGAGATTGCGTCAAAGGGTTTAAAGCCTGATGTGTATAGCTACAACGCTGTCTTAAGCGGGCTTTTTAGGAAAGGACTGTGGGAGCATACTGGTTGTGTTctggaggagatgaaggagaACGGAGTGTTGTTGGGGTTGTCGACGGTTAAGGTAATGGTGGCTGGGTACTGCAAAGCGAGACGGTTTGAAGAAGCTAAGAAGATTGTTAAGGAAGCATCTAAAGTTGAAGATCCGCTAACAAAAGTGGGGTTTGATCCTTTAGCCGTTAGGTTGAAGAGAGACAATGGCTCTGGACTCTCCAAAGCAGAGTTCTTCGATGAGCTTGGGAATGGACTATACTTGGATACTGACTTGGATGCTTACGAGGAGAAGGTGAACATGGTGCTTGACAGATCCGTCTTACCTGAGTTTAATCTGCTTATTGTTGGAGCTTGTGAAGACGGTGATTTACACAGAGCGTTGAGTCTTCTTGATGAGATGCCTCGTTGGGGTCAGAAGCTATCTCGTAGAGGCTTCACTGTTTTGATGAAGAGTCTCTGCGTGTCCCGTTCTTATGTGAGAGTGAGTGTTAGCCTAATGAGGAAATGGCCGAAGCTGGCTAATCAGTTAGACGGAGAGACTCTCAACTTTCTTGTACAAGAGTATTGCAAAAAGGGACTTAGTCGCCAGAGCAAACTTATTTTCCATAGAATGTCTCATCAAACGCATCTTCATATCGATAACGCAACTTACACATCTCTGATAAGTTGTTTCTGTAAGAAAGAATCACTCAAGGATCTACTCAATGTGTTGGACGCTGCAAAAAAGGCTAACTGGTTACCTCATTTGGAAACTTGCGGAGCTTTATGGGAATGTCTCCTTCAGAAAGGACTAGTGAATGAAGCGGTTAAGCTCTTTGAGCGTGTATTCACATCAAAGTCAGAAGCGTGTAGGAGTTTCATGGAGAAGCTCACAGCTCTTGGGTTTTCTCTAATGGCTTACTCTATTGTGGAGAGACTTGAAGGAGAGGGTCATGTTGTGGAAGAAGAGGTGTACAACCATCTCATCAAGGGACTATGTAAAGACAGGAACGATTCAGCTGCATCTGCTGTACTAGACAAAATGCTACAGAAGGCATTTACTTCAGATGCTTTGATAGAAGGACTATGCTTAGCTGGGAAGATGTCTGACGCAGAGAATCAGTTAAGAACAAGATTATCAAATGGTGTTTCCTTAGATAACGATACCTACAGTTTGATGTTTGGAGGTTACTGTAAAGGTAACAACTTGAGGAGAGTTGAGGAAGTACTAGGAATCATTGTGAGGAAGAACGTGATCTGTTCTGTTACGAGTTACAGAGAATACGTTCGGAGAATGTGTTCAGAGCGTAAGTTTATTAGTCTGTTGCTAGGAGAAAGCAATCCTGACGGTGTAATCATCTACAATCTGCTGATCTTCTATCTGTTTAGGGATAAGAATCATAAGGAGGTTGAGAAAGTTTTGCTTGAAATGCAAGGAAGAGGATTCTTGCCTGATGAAGCCACGCTTAACTTTCTTGTTTACGGATACTATTCTTGTGGAGATTATTTGAATTCTCTGAGATATCTCTCGGCTATGATCTCTGAAGGGATGAGACCGAATAAGCGGAGCTTAAGAGTGGTTATCAGTTCTCTGTGTGAGAGTGGAGATGTGAAGAAAGCTATGGAGTTGTGGGAGGTGATGGAGTCAAAAGGATGGAGTTTTGGTTCTTCTGTTGTACAAACCAAGATTGCTGAATCTTTAATTTCGAGAGGTGATATGGCAAAAGCTGAAGACTTTCTGACTTGTGTGACACGCAATGGCCTTATGGCTCCCTACTACGATAACGTCATCAAGAAGCTAACTGGTTTAGGGAGTCTCAGCGTTGCGGTTCACCTCTTGAACATAATGCTAAAGAACCGGAAGATTCCGGATTCTTCAAGCTATGATTCAGTCATCAACGGGTTGTTGAGATGCAGCAGCAACAAGTTGGATGAAGCTAGGGACTTTCATGCGGAGATGTTGGAGCTAGGTCTAAGTCCAAGCGTAAGTACATGGAGTGGTCTTGTTCATAAGTATATTGAAGCGTGTCAAGTTATGGAAGCAGAACGACTTATCAAATCGATGGTTGAGTTAGGTGGAACACCGAGTCAGGAGATGTTTAAGGTTGTGATTGAtcggtttagagttgagaataATACGGTGAAAGCTTCGGAGATGgtggagatgatgcagaagtGTGGCTATGAAGTTGATTTCGAGACTCATTGGTCTTTGATAAGTAACATGAGCTCTTGTAAGGAGAAGAAGACAGAAGCTGGCCAAGGGTTCTTGTCTAGGCTTCTCTCTGGGAATGGGTTTTCTTGGAAGCGATAA